The following coding sequences lie in one Cryptococcus neoformans var. neoformans B-3501A chromosome 2, whole genome shotgun sequence genomic window:
- a CDS encoding hypothetical protein (Match to EST gb|CF185690.1|CF185690), translated as MTQPNNAHLPVFVAEMEDVRPFAKLLRSIGLKHNAILDATDNLVTVTVEDARTLCAASYIPSHIFSSWTFRRTDFPATFEFSLDSLLQCLNIFGNAGSSGKENISNLRSKRRWAGEAENPTGEGSGSGGGADEDRRWAKERKGMTGMRMEWMGPGYELNLLLRDESKGPTTTCALRTLDPEEILNPIFDQNERALYVIMRSDWLRDALLDLPPSSSRITLSAIPPRAHGRGHDGDGGNDSPEREMNADVTTSTIRTGRRIDEMGQFSIQAEGDFGSVELDYPNDKEVMQRFICVDEGISFSYHSAHFAHLSRALQNSIKVCLEIQSDGFLSAQIMMAEGEELGEHGGLLHYKMQALEDEILS; from the exons ATGACACAACCAAATAATGCTCATCTTCCG GTCTTTGTGGctgagatggaagatgttcGACCATTTGCGAAACTCTTGCGTAGTATTGGGCTCAAACAT AACGCTATATTGGACGCAACAGACAACTTAGTCACAGTCACTGTCGAGGACGCTCGGACACTTTGCG CTGCCTCTTACATCCCATCgcacatcttctcctcatgGACATTCCGTAGAACTGATTTCCCAGCCACATTCGAATTCTCCCTtgactctcttcttcagtgCCTAAACATCTTTGGTAACGCCGGTTCGTCagggaaggagaacatTTCAAATCTGAGAAGTAAGCGGCGCTGGGCTGGGGAAGCGGAAAACCCTACAGGGGAAGGGAGTGGAAGTGGGGGCGGAGCGGATGAAGACCGGAGGTGGgcgaaagagaggaaggggatgacGGGTATGCGGATGGAGTGGATGGGTCCAGGGTACGAGCTGAACCTCCTCTT GCGAGACGAATCCAAAGGTCCCACGACGACATGCGCTTTACGTACCCTCGACCCGGAAGAAATTCTCAATCCAATATTTGACCAAAATGAGCG TGCGCTATACGTCATCATGCGTTCCGACTGGTTGCGCGACGCCCTCCTTGACCTCccaccttcatcatcccGCATAACACTCAGCGCCATCCCACCCCGCGCTCATGGAAGAGGtcatgatggtgatggtggtaATGATTCCCCCGAGCGCGAGATGAACGCCGATGTAACAACCTCTACCATACGGACAGGAAGACGGATCGATGAAATGGGACAGTTCAGTATACAAGCTGAAGGAGATTTTGGGAGTGTCGAGTTGGATTATCCGAATGATAAAGAGGTGATGCAGAGGTTTATCTGTGTAGACGAGGGGATTTCTTTCAG CTATCATTCTGCGCATTTCGCGCATCTCTCGAGAGCTTTGCAGAATTCAATCAAAGTGTGTCTGGAGATTCAGTCTGATGGATTTCTTTCTGCGCAGATTATGATGGcggaaggcgaagaacTTGGCGAGCATGGAGGGTTGCTGCACTACAAG ATGCAGGCATTGGAAGACGAGATTTTAAGTTAG
- a CDS encoding hypothetical protein (Match to EST gb|CF194291.1|CF194291; HMMPfam hit to SUI1, Translation initiation factor SUI1, score: 105.9, E(): 9.8e-29), with translation MSTTVTQSKVDATTKKTKAPAATAGVENLGPAFDPFAPVNDLNDTPSIEKAVGSKNDKIHIRLQQRNGRKTLTTVQGIPSKYNHSKILKAMKKEFACNGTVVKPEVDSGEEDSPAPVAKNHGDVLQLQGDQRVAAKQFLIDSGIVAQKEAKDLIVVHGY, from the exons ATGAGCACTACAG TTACCCAGAGCAAGGTGGACGCCACTACCAAGAAGACAAAGGCCCCTGCGGCTACAGCTGGGGTTGAGAACCTCGGTCCTGCTTTTG ACCCGTTTGCTCCCGTTAACGACTTGAACGACACTCCCTCTATCGAAAAGGCCGTCGGCTCCAAAAATGACAAGATTCACATCC GTCTCCAACAGCGTAACGGTCGAAAGACCCTTACCACTGTGCAGGGTATCCCCAGCAAGTACAACCACTCCAAGATTCTCAaagcgatgaagaaggagttTGCCTGCAACGGTACCGTTGTCAAGCCCGAAGTTGACTCTGGCGAGGAAGACTCTCCTGCCCCCGTCGCCAAAAACCACGGTGACGTTTTGCAGCTGCAAGGTGACCAGAGGGTCGCCGCCAAGCAGTTCCTCATTGACTCGGGGATCGTCGCTCAGAAGGAGGCCAAGGACCTTATCGTTGT CCACGGTTACTAA
- a CDS encoding hypothetical protein (Match to EST gb|CF183052.1|CF183052), with protein sequence MPRVTKKQKESGKAPKPKPRARSAPNASAKQGFKTAPSRAPKDAYLGKAKKIKTDLIQRAKVKKQYAKVLRAEGMESERLGDGSRRRNEREESDNKLKGKTGSFKGKERREREERGEEDPDTARIRARAGPSSSSSSFSRPNKPFNKSYNNKPYDKTTRKSRVEEAPPKPKVRALSPSPRPSAPSSEPKPSLRTLKKEGFSKYHRAKDATGLSKGRGQPNMGARMGVLLEKIKRM encoded by the exons ATGCCCAGAGTTACAAAGAAACAGAAAGAGTCAGGTAAGGCGCCAAAGCCTAAGCCGAGAGCCAGGTCGGCTCCGAACGCAAGTGCAAAGCAGGGATTCAAGACTGCACCATCTCGTGCACCCAAAGATGCTTACCTCGGTAAAG CtaagaagatcaagaccGACTTGATTCAACGTGCCAAAGTCAAAAAACAATACGCCAAAGTCCTTCGCGctgaagggatggagagtGAGCGACTAGGTGACGGTTCTAGGCGACGCAATGAACGGGAAGAAAGCGATAACAAACTCAAGGGGAAGACAGGAAGCTTtaaggggaaggaaaggcgggagagggaagagagaggggaagaggatccGGATACGGCTCGGATTCGTGCCCGTGCCggcccttcctcttcttcctcttctttctctcgtcCCAACAAGCCATTCAACAAGTCTTACAACAATAAGCCTTACGACAAAACTACTCGGAAGTCTCGAGTCGAGGAAGCACCCCCTAAACCCAAAGTCCGCGCTCTTTCGCCGTCTCCTCGCCCTTCCGCTCCTTCCTCTGAACCGAAACCATCCTTAAGAACAttgaagaaagaaggtttTTCAAAATATCATCGGGCGAAGGATGCAACGGGTTTATCAAAAGGGAGAGGTCAGCCGAATATGGGCGCTAGGATGGGGGTgttgttggagaagatcaagaggaTGTGA
- a CDS encoding hypothetical protein (HMMPfam hit to MCM, MCM2/3/5 family, score: 914.2, E(): 4.5e-272), with translation MEEGRIWSVGVLEGAEQQNAPSEIERLFYDFLHGFRIEDQWTYRDALRSALLLKHHTLEVDLRDLVAWNEELAQKVQEKPGEMIPLLEAALLKYARDLVRPTSEADRERERERAQNGQPSLAAEEVPDMQVAIKSGMNLLQFRQLNANTLTTLVRLPGIVINASQLTSRATELALQCKGCRSVKHVKVSGAIGGERAALPRRCDAEPVEGQRKDCPLDPYVILHDRCRFVDQQNIKLQEAPDMVPVGELPRHMMLHAERNLTGKVVPGSRIIATGIYSTFAPNHKSQKTSGAPALRQPYLRVLGIELDSSAASSGTRVFTPEEEEEFQQLARSDDLYERFANSVAPSIYGNLDIKKAVTCLLMGGSKKILPDGMRLRGDINVLLLGDPGTAKSQLLKFVEKVSPISVYTSGKGSSAAGLTASVQRDPVTREFFLEGGAMVLADGGVVCIDEFDKMRDEDRVAIHEAMEQQTISIAKAGITTILNSRTSVLAAANPVFGRYDDMKSPGENIDFQTTILSRFDMIFIIKDEHNEQRDRTIAKHVMNIHMNRQTENEAVGEIDIEKMKRYIGYCKSRCAPNLSGEAAEMLSSHFVSLRKEVAQVERDNDERSSIPMTVRQLEAIIRISESLAKITLSPRVLPHHVEEAIRLFKFSTMHAVSVGSGVEGLSRTELNEEIDRIEKELKRRLPIGYSTSYQSLVREFVSGQGYSQHALERCLYILEKREVVKYTGMRRVVQRIGV, from the exons atggaagaaggccgTATCTGGTCCGTTGGCGTCCTCGAAGGTGCAGAGCAGCAAAACGCCCCCTCTGAAATTGAACGACTCTTCTACGACTTTCTTCATGGGTTCCGTATTGAAGACCAATGGACGTACCGCGACGCTCTCCGATCCGCCTTGCTTTTGAAACACCACACTTTGGAAGTTGATTTGAGAGATCTTGTGGCATGGAATGAAGAGTTGGCGCAGAAAGTGCAGGAGAAACCCGGAGAAATGATTCCTCta TTGGAAGCTGCACTCTTGAAATACGCCCGTGATTTAGTTCGTCCGACCAGTGAAGCAGACAGGGAACGAGAACGCGAGCGAGCTCAGAATGGTCAGCCCAGTTTGGCCGCTGAGGAGGTGCCTGATATGCAGGTGGCCATCAAGTCTGGCATGAACCTCTTACAATTCCGACAACTCAAT GCGAACACCCTGACCACCCTCGTCAGGTTACCAGGGATTGTAATCAACGCTTCTCAACTCACATCCCGAGCGACCGAACTCGCTCTCCAATGTAAAGGCTGTCGAAGTGTCAAGCACGTCAAAGTCTCTGGCGCTATCGGTGGTGAACGTGCCGCTCTTCCTCGACGATGTGATGC CGAACCCGTAGAAGGCCAACGCAAAGATTGTCCCCTTGACCCCTATGTCATCCTCCATGACCGGTGCCGCTTTGTTGACCAGCAGAACATCAAGCTCCAAGAAGCACCCGATATGGTCCCTGTTGGTGAATTGCCCCGCCACATGATGCTTCATGCCGAGAGGAACTTGACCGGTAAGGTTGTTCCAGGATCTAGAATCATTGCAACCGGTATCTACTCAACTTTTGCTCCCAACCACAAGAGT CAAAAGACATCAGGCGCACCTGCACTTCGTCAACCTTACCTTCGAGTGCTTGGTATCGAGCTTGACAGTTCTGCTGCCAGCTCTGGAACCCGTGTCTTCACTcccgaagaagaggaggaattcCAGCAACTCGCTAGGAGCGATGACTTGTATGAACGGTTCGCGAACAGTGTCGCCCCTAGTATCTACGGAAACCTTG ACATCAAAAAAGCCGTGACTTGTCTTTTAATGGGTGGAAGCAAAAAGATTTTACCGGACGGTATGCGCCTTCGAGGTGACATCaacgtcctcctcctcggtgACCCCGGTACTGCCAAATCCCAACTCTTGAAATTCGTCGAAAAAGTCTCCCCTATCAGCGTCTATACATCAGGCAAAGGTTCCTCCGCTGCCGGTCTGACCGCTTCCGTCCAACGTGATCCCGTTACTAGGGAATTCTTTCTCGAAGGCGGTGCCATGGTTCTCGCCGACGGAGGAGTGGTATGTATCGACGAGTTTGACAAGATGCGGGATGAAGATCGAGTGGCTATCCATGAAGCCATGGAGCAACAAACCATTTCTATCGCCAAAGCTGGTATCACCACGATTCTCAACTCTCGAACCTCGGTTCTGGCGGCTGCCAATCCCGTGTTTGGGCGGTATGATGATATGAAATCCCCCGGTGAGAATATTGATTTCCAAACAACCATCCTTTCTCGATTCGATATGATTTTCATCATTAAAGATGAGCACAACGAACAGAGAGATAGGACGATTGCCAAGCATGTGATGAATATCCATATGAACAGGCAGACGGAGAATGAGGCAGTAGGAGAGATTGATATcgaaaagatgaagagataTATTGGATACTGCAAGTC GCGATGCGCACCGAATTTGAGCGGAGAAGCAGCGGAGATGCTCAGCTCTCACTTTGTCAGTCTGCGAAAGGAAGTTGCCCAAGTTGAGCGAGATAACGACGAGCGAAGCTCTATCCCCATGACTGTCCG TCAACTCGAAGCCATTATCCGAATCTCCGAATCCCTTGCCAAAATCACGCTCTCCCCTCGCGTGCTTCCTCACCACGTTGAAGAAGCTATCCGCCTATTCAAATTCTCCACCATGCACGCCGTTTCTGTCGGTTCGGGCGTCGAGGGTCTCTCCCGTACAGAGCTCAACGAGGAGATTGACAGGATCGAAAAGgaattgaagaggagattaCCGATTGGGTACTCTACGAGTTATCAAAGTTTAGTGAGAGAGTTTGTTTCCGGCCAAGGGTACTCGCAACATGCGTTGGAGAGGTGTCTGTACAtcctggagaagagggaagttGTCAAGTATACTGGCATGAGGAGGGTTGTGCAGAGGATAGGTGTCTAG
- a CDS encoding hypothetical protein (HMMPfam hit to HA2, Helicase associated domain (HA2), score: 126.4, E(): 6.6e-35; HMMPfam hit to Helicase_C, Helicase conserved C-terminal domain, score: 47.6, E(): 3.3e-11), whose translation MAPKRRPANVVRSGNAGNSSKPAPKDKEKDAKSSTPDNAPFGTFKDGTPRPPPLFPAGYKSPVTILNEKCQKMGWEKPVVESFQNRGSDPQTYTGSVTLRKRTSKNIYNLDEVRLIPHQPLRIESAAEAKHYAATYALFRFCSHLPMSMTLPPSIRPYWSELTAEKAAAPAHRAWEYNPDPFAAKKEVSDRQEKRKQKEEKDKEVGPSGESAKAKEARGSGGRGWDNAPEVKMAASLREMVEGTVRKMMQQFPSAVLEASRDAASTVSTAPSGISTPALDLSTLQTQLTTLAFRPSHIASCLSAVSSATARLKSSSSSSTNDPLVLSLSILSPLEAAIEWLLLHVPEDDLPGRYRPSSSSADFITGASAKAGGKDALVKGWLTDKLVKQAGFPRKAVEKVLETEERESVALDILGRRLCGWESGEDGWGAEEYGDGWTGDGKEREERQQHREEEILALQAVLGERYEETSAISFTIHIGQETTGGNDTLALHIIFDEASPYPSASYPTCAPAFYLTSDTLPAYIRLHLHSQLLRQFRDPERHDLRSVLESGWGGAVLSMVEYLETTLAKVVENPPDVGEVTKYLVPKVEEVIPRAEKDMQQKKRQRSQKERGEKRAPTKEDEERVKRKRQEMLDHPEYEKMMSDRMSLPAWKEKDNITGALKDNRVLVVVGETGCGKSTQLPQFILDDEISAGRGASANIIVTQPRRVAAMGVASRVAQERMEDLDKSPVAGTVGYAIRGERRAGPDTSLLFCTTGVVLRRLGSGDPDLKGVSHVVVDEAHERGVDTDLLICLLRDLLERNKTIKVILMSATINDYFGGCPSLKIPGFTHPVKDYYLEDIISDLHYSPTPSRFGPRPSEEQKASIRAQFAKLSLSPDSQRALEILSASDRIDYSLVAAVVKHIINNATSPDGAILIFMPGVMEIRQCISELQTTSLGSVEIMPLHANLSSAEQRRVFLPTKPKRKIVVATNVAETSVTIPDVIYVVDGGKVKETQYEAGNGMQKLVECWTSRASGRQRRGRAGRTQPGELYTRQTENNSMPRFPVPEILRTPLEALFLQVKAMNEDTDVKAFLSKAIDPPKLDAINAAWQTLQDLGAVEGEDHKSRLTALGRHMSAIPVDLRLAKMLILGTIFKCLDPILTIAALLSSKPLFTSPIDKRDEAKKARESFAWARSDLLTDVRAYDACIDVRKKGGSHGAVRQFCEQNFISPTTLRDITSLRSDFLSALSSLGFMSSSSSAAELAKYNVNAKVDNLVKGVVVGGLYPRVVKIAMPKAQFERVQQGTVQKDHEAKEVKLYDQSGRVFIHPSSILFTESGFKSGYLTYFSKNETSKVFLRDATEVPLYGLLLFGGNITINHWAGGIMLGTDGHVKIRANTRIGVLCSQLRRLLDAQLSEQIESPHAADLTGHEEVVQAMLALLQRDGLSM comes from the exons ATGGCTCCCAAACGACGGCCTGCAAACGTAGTCCGCTCAGGAAACGCCGGCAACTCTTCAAAGCCAGCGCCCAAAGATAAGGAAAAAGATGCTAAATCTTCAACGCCCGATAATGCACCGTTTGGGACTTTTAAAGACGGCACTCCTAGGCCGCCACCTCTTTTCCCGGCCGGGTACAAGTCGCCTGTAACGATATTGAATGAAAAATGTCAAAAAATGGGCTGGGAGAAACCTGTGGTGGAGAGT TTTCAAAATAGAGGATCGGATCCGCAAACATACACCGGCTCGGTGACGCTCAGGAAGCGGACCAGCAAGAATATCTACAACCTCGACGAAGTGCGATTGATTCCTCATCAACCGTTGAGGATTGAGTCTGCCGCTGAGGCCAAGCATTATGCCGCAACTTATGCATTATTCAGA TTCTGCTCGCATCTCCCAATGTCCATGACTCTCCCTCCATCTATACGGCCGTACTGGTCAGAACTGACTGCCGAAAAAGCTGCCGCCCCAGCTCACAGGGCTTGGGAGTACAATCCAGATCCTTTTGCTGCGAAGAAAGAGGTATCAGATCGACAAGAGAAGCGAAAacaaaaggaggagaaagacaaagaagtTGGTCCCTCGGGAGAAAGtgcgaaggcaaaggaggcAAGGGGAAGCGGAGGACGTGGGTGGGATAATGCACCAGAGGTGAAAATGGCAGCTTCATTGAGGGAAATGGTCGAAGGAACGGTGAGAAAG ATGATGCAGCAATTCCCATCTGCTGTACTGGAAGCCAGCAGAGATGCTGCATCAACCGTATCAACCGCTCCATCTGGCATCTCAACTCCTGCTCTTGACCTATCTACCCTCCAAACACAGCTCACTACCCTCGCGTTCCGGCCTTCGCACATCGCTTCCTGTTTGTCCGCTGTTTCCTCCGCGACTGCAAGACTcaaatcctcttcttcttcttcgactaACGACCCTCTCGTACTCTCCCTAAGTATTTTATCCCCTCTGGAAGCTGCTATCGAATGGTTACTGCTACATGTACCAGAAGACGATTTACCTGGAAGATatcgaccttcttcaagttcGGCGGATTTTATTACTGGAGCCAGCGCAAAGGCCGGCGGGAAAGATGCGCTCGTCAAGGGATGGTTAACTGACAAGTTGGTGAAGCAAGCCGGATTTCCAAGGAAAGCGGTGGAAAAAGTGTTGGAAACCGAGGAACGTGAATCTGTAGCGCTGGATATTCTGGGTAGACGGTTATGCGGCTGGGAAtcaggagaagatggatggggtGCAGAAGAATATGGAGATGGGTGGacgggagatggaaaggagagggaagagaggcaGCAACacagggaagaagagatcttGGCTCTCCAAGCTGTTTTGGGTGAACGGTATGAAGAAACGTCGGCTATCTCTTTTACCATCCACATCGGGCAAGAGACCACAGGCGGGAATGATACCCTTGCGTTACACATCATCTTCGATGAAGCCTCCCCTTacccctccgcctcctACCCTACCTGCGCACCAGCATTCTACCTTACTTCCGACACTCTTCCAGCATACAtccgcctccaccttcaCTCCCAGCTTTTAAGACAATTCCGCGATCCGGAGAGGCATGATCTCCGTTCTGTCCTCGAAAgtggatggggaggagCAGTGTTGAGTATGGTAGAATATCTCGAGACCACCTTAGCCAAAGTGGTGGAGAACCCTCCGGATGTAGGAGAGGTTACAAAGTATCTTGTACcgaaagtggaggaggtcaTACCGCGGGCAGAGAAGGATATgcaacagaagaagagacaaagGTCTCAGAAAGAAAGGGGTGAGAAAAGAGCCCCAAcgaaggaggatgaagagagagtgaagaggaagaggcaagagaTGTTGGATCATCCCGAATatgagaagatgatgagtgaCAGGATGAGTTTACCTGCgtggaaggaaaaggataaTATCACAGGGGCTCTGAAGGATAATAGAGTTTTGGTTGTCGTTGGTGAA ACTGGTTGTGGTAAAAG TACTCAACTCCCTCAATTCATCCTTGACGACGAAATATCTGCTGGCCGTGGCGCTTCCGCCAATATCATCGTCACCCAACCTCGTCGTGTAGCCGCGATGGGTGTTGCCTCCCGTGTCGCCCAAGAACGTATGGAAGACCTTGATAAATCCCCTGTGGCGGGTACAGTGGGTTACGCAATCCGTGGCGAACGGCGAGCAGGGCCAGATACGAGTCTCTTGTTCTGCACAACTGGTGTCGTACTCAGACGGTTGGGCAGTGGGGACCCTGATTTGAAAGGGGTCAGTCATGTGGTTGTGGATGAAGCGCATGAAAGAGGAGTGGATACGGATTTGTTGATTTGTTTATTGAGGGATTTGCTGGAGAGGAATAAGACGATCAAGGTTATTTTGATGTCTGCTACTATCAATG ACTATTTCGGTGGATGTCCCAGCTTGAAGATCCCAGGTTTCACCCATCCAGTGAAGGACTA CTACCTCGAAGACATCATATCCGACTTACACTACTCTCCTACACCTTCTCGTTTTGGGCCCCGCCCATctgaagaacaaaaagcgTCAATTCGCGCCCAATTTGCCAAACTCAGTCTTTCCCCCGATTCTCAGCGCGCCTTGGAGATTCTCTCTGCCTCAGATCGTATTGACTATTCGCTTGTGGCTGCTGTCGTTAAgcacatcatcaacaatgCCACCTCTCCCGACGGTGCCATCTTGATCTTCATGCCAGGTGTGATGGAAATTCGTCAGTGCATCAGTGAACTCCAAACAACCTCCCTGGGATCAGTAGAAATTATGCCCCTCCATGCAAATCTCTCAAGTGCTGAACAACGAAGGGTCTTCCTCCCTACTAAACCCAAGCGAAAAATTGTCGTGGCCACAAACGTTGCGGAGACGTCTGTTACCATCCCCGACGTGATTTACGTGGTTGATGGAGGGAAAGTTAAAGAGACGCAGTATGAAGCTGGGAATGGGATGCAAAAGCTGGTTGAATGCTGGACCAGTCGAGCGTCGGGTaggcagagaagaggtCGTGCAGGTCGAACACAACCGGGAGAG CTTTATACCCGACAAACTGAAAATAACAGCATGCCCCGATTCCCCGTTCCCGAAATTCTTAGAACACCTTTAGAGGCATTATTCTTACAAGTCAAGGCTATGAATGAGGATACGGATGTGAAGGCGTTTTTGAG CAAGGCGATCGATCCGCCGAAGTTGGATGCCATCAATGCTGCATGGCAGACACTTCAGGATCTTGGTGcggttgaaggagaagatcaCAAGAGTCGTCTTACCGCTCTCGGTAGACAT ATGAGCGCCATTCCTGTAGACTTGCGTCTTGCAAAGATGCTTATTCTTGGTACTATCTTCAAGTGCCTGGACCCGA TTCTCACAATTGCGGCCTTGCTGTCATCAAAACCTCTTTTCACCTCCCCTATCGACAAGCGTGACGAAGCAAAGAAAGCCCGAGAGTCTTTTGCTTGGGCAAGATCTGATCTGCTCACCGATGTGAGAGCGTACGATGCCTGTATAGAcgtgaggaagaagggcggTAGTCACGGTGCGGTCAGGCAATTCTGCGAACAAAATTTTATCTCTCCCACCACACTTCGAGATATTACCTCCCTTCGATCCGACTTCCTTTCcgccctttcttctctcggGTTCATGTCCTCTTCGTCAAGCGCGGCAGAGCTCGCCAAATATAATGTGAACGCCAAGGTGGACAACCTCGTGAAAGGAGTTGTCGTCGGCGGTCTTTATCCGCGAGTTGTCAAGATTGCCATGCCGAAAGCTCAGTTTGAGAGAGTGCAGCAGGGAACAGTGCAAAAGGAT CACGAAGCAAAAGAGGTCAAACTCTACGATCAATCTGGTCGTGTATTCATTCATCCCAGCTCTATCTTATTTACAGAATCCGGTTTCAAATCCGGATATCTGACTTACTTCTCGAAGAATGAGACAAGCAAAGTTTTTTTGAGAGATGCCACAGAA GTGCCGCTTTACGGGCTTTTGCTCTTCGGAGGAAATATCACAATCAACCATTGGGCTGGAGGTATTATGCTTGGTACAGACGGTCATGTCAAGATACGAGCAAACACGCGTATAGGTGTTTTGTGTTCTCAATTGAG ACGGCTTCTTGACGCGCAGTTATCTGAGCAAATCGAGTCGCCTCATGCCGCAGATTTGACTGGTCACGAGGAGGTAGTGCAGGCAATGTTGGCATTGCTGCAGCGGGACGGATTGTCCATGTAG
- a CDS encoding hypothetical protein (Match to ESTs gb|CF192798.1|CF192798, gb|CF189835.1|CF189835; HMMPfam hit to LSM, LSM domain, score: 69.8, E(): 7.1e-18) — protein MANLGVPVKLLHESLGHIITVELKTGEMYRGKLMEAEDTLNIALREITVTARDGRVSQLEQVYIRGSMIRFIIVPDLLAQAPMFKRIGPNAMRGRGIGAARGRATIQRANARRGTTRTNQGVRR, from the exons ATGGCCAACCTTGGTGTTCCCGTCAAGCTCCTCCACGAGTCTTTGGGTCATATTATCACTGTCGAATTGAAAACTGGCGAG ATGTACCGAGGAAAGTTGATGGAGG CCGAAGACACTCTTAACATTGCTCTCCGTGAAATAACCGTCACCGCGCGAGACGGCCGTGTATCCCAACTCGAACAAGTGTACATCCGTGGTAGTATGATCCGATTCATAATCGTTCCCGATTTGCTTGCCCAGGCGCCTAT GTTCAAGAGGATCGGTCCTAATGCTatgcgaggaagaggtatTGGTGCTGCCCGAGGACGAGCTACCATCCAGCGAG CAAACGCCCGACGTGGAACGACAAGGACAAACCAAGGTGTCAGGCGTTAA